Genomic segment of Gouania willdenowi chromosome 17, fGouWil2.1, whole genome shotgun sequence:
ATGGAAACCATCAGGAAGTGAGTGACGTCATCCTCACCTGCCAGGATGAAGATAACTCCTCCACTTAACGCCACCTTGTTCTTCTGAGTGGGAGCTTCTGCCATACAGGTGGTGAACTTCATCCCAACCACTGCCACCAGGAtggaaataaaactcaacaagaCGGACGAACACATCAGGCCTCGAGCCCCCTGGACCATCCCTGGAAACCAAGGAGGAACCAATGAGAAAGGCTTTTATTAACACGTTAAAGGCTCCTCTGTTTAATacgttgattttttttaaattttaaattttaaattttaaattttaaattgtaaattgtaaattttaaattgtaaattgtaaattgtaaattgtaaattgtaaattgtaaattttaaattttaaattttttactttatttttatttatgtattattattattattattattattattattattattattattattattattattattattattattgtaaataattgAATATTGGAAACATTATAAAATTAATAGTTAGATTTTTAATGGAATTTTCAAGAGATATCCCAAATTGGAGAAGGAACGCATGATTAATTAAATtttgtactgattttaaaattaattaaaaataaataaataaataaataaatcactattcCTCATCATTAatgaaatttcaaaataaaatgaatgcatGAAATTTGTCTAAAAAATGTAGGGTTGGTTCTGAATTGCGCATTTAATCATCGCGATGTttctacttaaataaaaaaaaaaaagatatcaaACTTTCAaaacttttacatttcaaaactcACGTTACAATAAACAGTGTTGCCACAGTTACCTTAAAAAAGTAATCTGACTACTAATTACTCCTTTCAGTAACTTATTTTGCTTTACTGATTACTTAAATCTAAAAGTAACTCAACGAGATtacaagttacttagttacattcAGCAGCTGTTGACAACGCCTCCCACCGCCTcaacatgaaaacaacacactCACTTTATTGGAAGTTAATTTTTAACGGTAACGTCAACAATGTATTTTGTGATAAACTATTACctgaaaaaaagatttataaaaaataaagacagtttttttaaactttttttttttataaaatgtaaaataaagacGCATACTTgagaaaaataacattaatagtAACTCAAAGTGATTTGAATAAGTAACTGTAATAATCTGATTACTGGTTTACATTAGATTACtctttattgaaaaaaagtGACCATACTAGAGTAACATGTTACCAAGTAACTAAGTAACTCACATGAATGATAGTAAAACATATTGTTTCAAACCTTAACGCTTTTCAAAGACACATTaaattttgtactttttaagATAGCTGTGGGGGAAAAGGAACATGGGAGAtggagttagggtgggacagTGGAAGGAGTGGTTAAAAGTCAACTATTGTGTTTATGCTGAAAGTGTAATGTGGTACTACTATTGTGCACAGTGTGTTGTGGGGTGTAATATATTGAACCAGTAcagtgataaaaacagttgtcccaccctaactccctctcccctgttccttCCCCCCAAACCAGTAATCACATTGAAGTTACGTATTCCAAATCACTTTGAGTcactttttatgtcatttattgTGATTAAAACTCCATTGTTTGcatacagacaaaaacaagcGTTCATTTTCATTCACTTTATGATATAACATCAAATCCATTTCTGTACTTGTTGTGTTTCAGGATGAAACTAAAAATTTGTGACCTCAGGCCTAATATTGTGCACGTTCTTGACTCTGGGTTTAAATTCTTCTCAGTTTTCAGAGTAAACCACTTCTCTTTCATTTGGCTGCTGCAGGTATTTGAGACATGTCTCTGCATGCAGGAGGAAGGAAAAAACAATCTCTGAGGCTGTCGATGGACACggagtgaaaaataaattcctctttaatggaacagaataaaaaaaaatctagaaattcaacaaataaagtcATTTCTGAGCCTTTTGTTGCACACAATTGGATGAAAACTATGGAAATAAAGCTTGTTTTTgaataaatttgtttttttaaaacaaaaaaaagtaaaaagtacctGGGAGCTGAAGAAGTGAGTCGTAGACTTTACACTGGACCTGTCCAGTGCTCTGTGACACACAGCTCTTCCACAGCCCCTCATACATGGCCTGGGCTGTGATGATGTTGTCTCCAGCGTAGGACGAAGCCTTCCACTCCACCATGGCAGTGGATGCTATTGTTCCCAAAAAACCAGCGAAGGCCAGGGTGAAGCCGAGCAGCTGCAAACCTGCATTCGCCATTATTTACATCCAAtagagtgtaaaaaaaaaagacttcacTGAAGATGGAAAATAGAACCTGGATGTTGCTTCTTgagggttaaaaaaaatcaaatgggTGTGGTTCTTTGCATCCTCAGGGAATGAGGTGAGAAAGAGGGAGGATCCAGGAATGTTTGAGGTGAGGTTGAGCAGGACGCCTCACGCTGGATGGAAACAGGAAACATTCTCCAGACCTCAGATCCTTCAAAGAAATATAGAATTCAGAGGGAGAACCTTTTCCCAAAGTGATGACAAACTTGTTATTTAGCTTTATTTGAtggaattttttaaatttttaaatttttacattgtactttccctgcatgcccctgtgttcccatacctgtaagctgctggaactgtgaatttctcttggagatgaataaagtatctatctatctatccatctatctagttctgtgtatttttcaattgtatcttgttttttggttgtagttttgaaattatttgtttttgctttgtgtattttttatctcttttggtgtgttttggttgttgttttatggCTAATGGGGTCATTCTTTTTACCTcgtttgtgtgtttggttttttcgtgaatttttctgtcattctgtgtatttttgttgttgttcattagttttatgtgttttcgtTGAGATGTatatctctgtcattttttgtgtttttattgtcgtttatttatttattttttgtgattttgtgggttttttattgttgttgctttgCATATTTTTTCGTGTTTTCGTATTTGTTTTCCAAATTAAGGGAGcagttttttatgttgttttgtgtatttttctgtatttttgttattttttagtcgttttgtatatttgcatGACATTATGCATACATttctattattgttttgttcatttactgTGAGGGCAGCACAATATTAAACCAAGGGCCAcgtgtggcccccgggccgcgtGTTGCCTATGCAATACAGTGTGTTATGTAAACACACAGCAGACAGTGACCGCATTGACTCTCCAATGGGAGAACATGCTCTTTTGgatttatttgctttgttttggtAAATAATGGCTAAAAGCTCAAACAgactttttaaatataacaagaaatttcaaaataaaaggcagtTTCAGTGTGTCACTGCACAAAAGTTTTAGATTTTTACTtaatctttctctttttttttttttttttacaaagccaTCCTTTATCTTCATCtgagttttgatttttttttttttttccgttgaGAGCATGTGAAAGCGTTGCACGAGTGCATTGCCGTCCAAAGGTTTTTGTCTTGCCTAATTCAAGCTTGTTGTCATTTGTACTTTGCAGCAACTGGTCTGTTGATCCACACGCGTCCCTGTTACACAGAGGTATGTTTCCTTTCATTCATTACTGTCACTAATGTTGTCATCCAGACAAATAAATCAAGTTAATCCtgttgttttttgaaaagcaaatgtgaacttttttgtaaacaCATCAGCAGGGGAAGGGCAGCCTAAGCttgaaaacaacaaattaactatatgtgctacagatttgcaacttttgccaaaatgtagccccaatactgtcaaaaatgtttacatttacacCTACTGCAAAAAGTAGTCCATCACtctgtttttaacaaaaactataaaacttattaaacctgactcctcccacaatttttgcccaattgacaccaaactgtctccagctcatcttcagactgtcctacacaaacCATTCATACAGATgtttgatttataaaaaaaatgagcctgcagtgcatcaaaatgtttgactgtaaacgcTAATGTAAACATACACTTGCAAATTCTGGCTAAATAAATTCTCAATGTTAATTTTAGAAAATGATaacattttggagtcattgtagatgatgtttggaaaatgtTAGAATTTCATCTCAAAAAGTGAATTTTTGACAGccgtttgaaatctgcctttaaacgctaacggctgctgtcttgcacacaggtgactggtttagtctttttttttttttttttttttctggtagtggctgtggacagagggaaggagtgagtggtaaaacctaaaacaggtatttgggatcaacgtttCTAAAATTAAGCCCACCaagagttttatcccacagtccaaggccagtgcatcgtagaccaatgtatgtgcaagaactgctgctgtaaacccaagcgctgccccggaccccaagatgcagccaggccagcagaaagagcgggggccagggagcccaggcaacccccccccaCGACCGAGCAGCCCTCCAGACGCCGctaagatcccaagccgaggcGGCCACCGCCCTCAACCCCCAACCCcatctatagttttttatcatttccggtcatctccaaGACTGACACGTTATTTGTTGAttgccctctctctctctctctttctctctctctctctctctctctctctctctctctctctctctctctctctctatctctctctctctctctctctctctctctctctctctctctctatctatctctctctctctctttcccccatttgagaaacaaacatatttctacTGCTTAACATAAccctaaaatatattgtgacattttcttttcaaaattaaatactGTGCCactcatttttgtttctttatcaacatttttccacaaattatCCCCTAGAACAAACAGACATCTTTGTTTAACTTCTAATCTTGTTTCTGGTAAAATGAACTTAAATTTATCTCTTGAGGCTGTATTTTCTGGTCTGTAGCGAGAAGTATTTTTGGGAGCGTAATAGCTGAGGAGATAAAAGAGTTTGAGAATTATTGAATGCCAActtctttttcttgtttcttgTGTCAGACATGGACCAACCACTGACCGTGGCTCTGTTACTCCTCCTGTGTCTCAGAGGTAGAGCACAGCTCCAGACCTCCTGTCCGTATCGGTGCCAGTGCTTCATGCCGGACCAGGTCCTGTGTGCAGACGAGAGCATGTCGTCTCTACCCAGAAACATGTCGCGACAGGTCAAGGACTTCATTGTGATGACCACAGCCGTGTCCTACCTGTTCCCTCACACTCTAGAGGACAGCCCCCAACTCACCAAGCTGATCTTCCTGAGCAACGCTCTGCGGAGCATCAACTCGCAGTCCTTTGAGCATCTGATCGAGCTGCAGGAGCTGGAGATCAGCGGGAACCCTTCTCTGGAGCACCTCTACCTAGGAACCTTTTCAAAGCAGGGGAACTTGAGCAAACTGCTGCTGAACTTCAACAGGCTTAAGACGGTACTGCCTGGCATGTTTGAACCTCTGAAGCAGCTTGATGTTCTACAGATGAAAAACAACATCATATCAGATCTGCCGTCGTTCATTTTCTCTAACTGTCACAAGCTCCGTGTTCTGGATTTGTCTCAGAACCAGCTTCAGGAGATGAAGACGGAGACGTTTTCTGGACTGGTAGGACTTGAGGTTCTGAAAATGAGCCACAACCTGCTCAGTAATCTGACACATGAGACTTTTTGTGCATTCCCTCACCTCACTGAGCTTCACTTGGATAGCAACAAGATAGCACAACTCAACGACGGCATCTTCTCAGTGCTGACATCGTTACGGGAGCTGAACCTCAGGGGGAACCTTCTCACAACCTTCAGTGACCGAGTGTTTGGCTTTCAGAGCTCCAGTTTGAAAGACTTAAACCTCCAAGGAAACAGACTGACTCAGCTGTCTTCCATCAGCGCTCTCACCTCCCTCACGAACTTCGTTTTGTCCTCCAACCGACTTTCAAATCTCACTGAGGACATTTTCAGAAACGTCACTGCCTTGGAGAACCTGGACATGTCTGAGAACCAGCTCGACTTCCTCCCCAGAGCAGTTTTTAGGGATCTACTGAATCTCAAGATGCTCAATCTGCACAAGAACCACCTCAGCATTGTGGACGCCAAACTGTTCGAAGACCAGATGTACATTCAGCAGATCTACCTGTCGGAGAACCGCTTCCAAACGCTTCCTGATGGCCTCTTTGAGCCGTTCTTCATGCAGCACAGCATGAGACTACACGGAAACCCGTGGAGATGCGACTGCGGCATGCGGTACCTGCACCACTGGCTGACGAGCCACGGCCAAGGCGTTCAGATGCTGGAAAGGGTGCTGTGCGAGAGCCCCAACTTCCTGAAGAAGCTTCCAATTATGTCCATCGATAGCGACCAGCTGGTGTGTCATCTCTCTGAAGACAAGACTCATTATGCTAGCAGCGCCTGTAGCCTGCAGGAGTCCAATGGCACCCTGACTATAAAGTGTAGAGCATCTAAATGCAAGCCTCTGACAGTAAACGTGCACTTTCAAGAGGACGACGGCTCGATTAAGGAGCACGTTCTAAAGAATGAGCCTGACTATTCCCAATGCATCAATGAAACAACATCAGAGAAACACTATCCATAGTTTTCCTAACTCTAAAATTATTCATTTCAGTAGTTGTTGAAGTAACTCAAAGTTCTGAGTGACTTTCAGATTTTGGTTTCAGTGAAGGTCGTCCACAACCTGCTATTGTCATTggaaacactttacttgaagttttatacataaggctgacattatctgtcaatagcatgaataaggtgtcatgacggctgtcattaagtgtcactTGCAAATTTTATGACACCTTTCGCTATATTATGACTCCTTTGGAGATATGTTGGCAATTTTTGGGGTAGGTGGAAGGATCTAGTGAGgtttaggtagggttagggttagggcttaaggtaacaaagggttagagTAACTAGGGTTAGctataatgacagcataatgtcaggcttatgtataaaacttctagTAAAGTGTGACCCTGTATTGAGTGAACCAGCATCAATGCTGTGTGTGCGTCTTCTctaacatttttctaaaaatatacataaatctTTATAGTTAGTTTTACATTTTCTGCCAAtgtaaaatcttaatttttgtttttgaagagtaactaaaccactaaaccacttttttttttactgaatacaaatgtatttgtgtattagtattagtagtgctgttgattgttCCTGGTCcaattctcaacattttagtcaaactatttTAATTTGTCACCTATGAACTCTTCAATCTGTGGTGAACAACACCAGAGAAACACTGTCGAAGTAACTCAAAGTTAGTAAATTTCACTCAGATTTCTGCTTTAGTGAAGACATGTCCACAACCTGCTATTGTCATTTGTAGTAAACCAGCATCAATGCTGCGTGTGTGAGTTTTGTATATTCTGCcaatttaaaattgtaattttagttatTAAGCAAATTGCATTTCCAATAGTAGCCTAGAGCGATTGTTATTGTTGCATTTCCAATGGTAGCCTAGAGCGATTAGGAGCGCTGTGAATGCAGCAGCTCTCggagcggatcaaacacaggaagtttCGGCGATGACGTCAAACGCATGACATTATGGATGGTCAGGAGAACCGCCGACGGTGCAAAACAGAGCTTTAAAACCATTAAAAGCACAACAACTTGTTGCCGCTTCATTGCTGAATGTTGTGGAAGAACAAACGGAGATGGAAGAAGTTTCTGAGCGCTCTTAAACGCTTGCTTTTAACCAAAGATGAGAGCTTCTTCTTCcggtttctgtttctctgcctagAGAAATCTCTACTCAAGCGGTTGGCTCATGAAACAACACCAGAGGCTATTTGGACCGGAAATTGCGCTCTGAACGTGAACTGACCCtaaccaaggtgataaaatgatctcCTTTTCCTTTGCCCATTCAGACCGAGTCCACGATTAAAGCACCCTTAAGCTCTACTAGTGCTCAATTTATGTTTACTAGAGCTCAAGTAGACTTTACTGGTGAAGTAAAAAGTCACTAGTAttgggccctataaaatccacgttaacggaatcgtaGACGGAAtgacggaatcgaccaatgaaaacggttaaaagcagaaatggacagaattggCATCAACCGCCATCACCGTGAAGCAAGGAACaattttttatggggaaatgtttccggggagcactcattaggtgcaccgcccgcccccctccTGTCCGGTCCGCATTAAATACCGCCTAAACCACCCGAAACACCGTCTacactgccaaaaaactacgcaaatcatcactaactcctaaatacagagccgaccagtgcccgcttaactttgctgtgcctgtgaaactCCGTCCGTAGCGCAGCGGCACtccatgaaaacatgagtcagcttaAATCAGCTTCATCTGCTCAGAAtttaaacaacatctcatcagagctacagaagatttGTGCGTGTTGTTGTGAACGAGACCATCGATACCAGGGATTATAGAGcctgaaacatcgtagattaatgataacttctgatactgtaaaatattctggcccctcgtggtgaaataactgatgtatCCTTGTTtccatttagttttgtttaatcattacggtctggaatgatgtcatgaGGATCATTCAAATTAGGTTAAGtcaaattaagttgatcaaaatgtaatcaataaacctgatcagattcaggtAACCATTGagccctgaggggaaattgggtgacattaaaaactaatattttctgaaaaaatgactgatatttcttttaaaaaaactgaatttaaataaattaaagtggaaaacatggaattttggaaaaaataaaacagatataGGCCTCTACTAGTAGCACTAGTGATGCACAATCATCTACTAGTAGACAGTTTTGCGTGGTACTCGTAaagctttgaatttttttactagtaatgtattttaaatctactaatactactaataaCACAAGATTGTCTACTTTGCATCACTAATAAGGTCTTCTAGTGCACTTGTGTgccaaaaacctttactagtaaaactttatttgtctactagtactactagtgcacactagtagtactagattgtttttagtctactagtactaatagaaaagccaaaagattcactagtaatactagtagACCTCATGTAAATGTAATAGGAGGGATTATAGCCAAATCCAGCCGGAATACTTTTGAAAGCCAATGACAAGCCTGGATTTACGTTCCCGTCCCCCAGttagcatatgatgctaactagtgatgctttttgcttcactagtaaagtctactcacatactagtaaaccaaaattgaATACTAGTAGAGCTTAACTATGGTTGACATTATTGATAATACATTTATGCTCAAACTGCTTGCCTTAGACTTGTAACCAGAAGGTTGTTGGTTCAAAGCCCACCTTTAGTCGAACTGCTCGGTGCTGCAGAAGgaaaggaaagaagaagaaagtatcAGCTTAGAAAGGAGCTGTGTTTTACTTTTTCAGGTTTCACAAAGTATTGAGTTAGAAAAACTGAACACTTTAGGTTGATTTGCCTTCATTTTAAGTTggactaaaatgaaaaaaatttcatttgagtacaattaattattaattttttgtcatttaaatctATTGTTTTAACCTAACTTATTAACTTCATTTCAAAAACTCATTTTGGTGTTACCATTTGAAACAATTCAATTTTTCAGTGTTATTCTGTTTTCCTtgtgtatactgtatgttcCCACTGTGGAAGTCAATACTGGGAACCAGCTGATAAAGAGGGGTAGATGAACCTTTTCTTTACATGTTCAAAGGTTaaattctcttcttttttttaagatcCCATCATAGACGATGAGTCACGTGTTTAACGTCTGCTGTTGTTTCAGCCTAGACCGCCTCCATAATGACTGAATATTGCAGAGAAGTGCAGCGTTGTTACACAAGTTTGACTCTATGTTCAGAGTTTTTGGATCAGTTTTGGAGTTTTGATTAGAAAGAATTTAGAATAGCAATTCAAATTACAAAAACTCTTACAAAACAGGGATTATTGtgcaaaaaaagaacattttgtcTCGAGAAATTGATAATAAACCGTCTGAGGTGATATTCTCCAGAGTTCTTATTGTTTTTCCGCGATTTGTACAATTATCATCtgtgaatatttagttttttttcacaaacaaGGActcgttctttttttttgtgcaaagtaaagtaaagtaaaagaactaaacaacagcaaaaaatacacaaaatgtctccaaaacaGCATacaaaattttagaaaaatgtacaaagggACAACGAAAAGACACCAGAATTACCCCAcaaacgcaaaatgacaactgaATTACACAGGACGGCAAACTTACACTAAAGAACAGCAAAAATCCAAAGaaggacaaaaaacatacacatgattcacaactcacaaaacaaatgcatgaatacaagaaagaacaacaaaaaatacacaaaatgactccaaaaaacaacaaatgaaattacaaaaaaaatacacaaaaataattctcatcacacaaaacaacagcaaacattgacaaaatgacaaaaaaacatacaaaatgacagaaaaatatacaaaatgacaacaaaaacacacaaattgactctcAACACATACAACAGCAAATTACAAAAAcagtacaaaattacagaaaaatatacaaaaggacaagaaaaatacaacataatTAGACcataaacacaaaacgacaacaaaaacacacaaaattaatctcaacacacaaaacgacagcaaacatataaatgacacaaaacgtatagaattaatgaaaaatataaaaaacaaaatgaaaacaaaaatacacaaaacaacagcaagaatacagaaaacaacaacacaaacacacaaaatgactctaaaaacacaaaaagatacacacaaactctttggtgtttcctgtattaatgctctgattggttattattctaatgctaacatgaacgttgatcatgtgaccctcagatactgctgtgataaaagttttcAACCTTTGACAAACATTAAAGTTCCACATTAATATGAAGAGATTGAACTGTCATGTTGTGAACCAGATCTGAGTCTTCCCAGATTAGCTCAGTGGTCCTGAATgaggggtgtggggggggttgGGGCGATAAAGACGAGAAGAGAAGAGGAGGGACCCCTCGACACAACGAGGCCCACAGATGGCTACACCTTGAATACAGCACAAAACCACTGTTAATAAGGGTCAAATGTCAGGGGGTCAATTGGCTCCTCGCTTTAGGATGAATGACATCACAGTTCACTGGACAGAAAGTGTGGAGGAATGGCCTCAAACGGGAGGTGATGGTCTCACATGGACATTTAGAAGTTAGAGGACGTATCTGCTAATGAGCAGCACAGGATGGACGTCGTTCAACAAGTGTCTTCATTCACAAAGCATGTAAGAGATGAGACGCATAATAGTCTCAACAAATTGATCAGACACCCACGCTCCACACAGCAAGCACCTCGACATACAGAGAAACAGAGCAGAGGAGGCATGACCCAGTGCAGCTACTGACTGTGCAGtcccaaaataaatgaacaaaattactgcataaacaaataaaaggacaacaaatacaaacaaaacacaaaaatgactccaaaagcacacaaatagactgaaaaatacacaaaaggacattcaaaaaaatacacaaagtgtatgaatacacataacagacagaaaaacatctaaaaaggatgacaaaaatacacagaaatgattTCATggattaaaaca
This window contains:
- the cldn1 gene encoding claudin-1 is translated as MANAGLQLLGFTLAFAGFLGTIASTAMVEWKASSYAGDNIITAQAMYEGLWKSCVSQSTGQVQCKVYDSLLQLPGMVQGARGLMCSSVLLSFISILVAVVGMKFTTCMAEAPTQKNKVALSGGVIFILAGVIALVGTSWYGHRIAKDFYNPFTPTNARYEFGMALYVGWAAAFLTIIGGSFLCCSSHSKGLGKHQPRYPASHSSGQSGKDYV
- the LOC114479542 gene encoding carboxypeptidase N subunit 2, producing the protein MDQPLTVALLLLLCLRGRAQLQTSCPYRCQCFMPDQVLCADESMSSLPRNMSRQVKDFIVMTTAVSYLFPHTLEDSPQLTKLIFLSNALRSINSQSFEHLIELQELEISGNPSLEHLYLGTFSKQGNLSKLLLNFNRLKTVLPGMFEPLKQLDVLQMKNNIISDLPSFIFSNCHKLRVLDLSQNQLQEMKTETFSGLVGLEVLKMSHNLLSNLTHETFCAFPHLTELHLDSNKIAQLNDGIFSVLTSLRELNLRGNLLTTFSDRVFGFQSSSLKDLNLQGNRLTQLSSISALTSLTNFVLSSNRLSNLTEDIFRNVTALENLDMSENQLDFLPRAVFRDLLNLKMLNLHKNHLSIVDAKLFEDQMYIQQIYLSENRFQTLPDGLFEPFFMQHSMRLHGNPWRCDCGMRYLHHWLTSHGQGVQMLERVLCESPNFLKKLPIMSIDSDQLVCHLSEDKTHYASSACSLQESNGTLTIKCRASKCKPLTVNVHFQEDDGSIKEHVLKNEPDYSQCINETTSEKHYPYSSRSGSNTGSFGDDVKRMTLWMKERKEEESISLERSCVLLFQVSQSIELEKLNTLG